DNA sequence from the Arthrobacter jinronghuae genome:
CTGATCGGCGTGGTGCTGGACGTGCTGAATAGCAGCGGCTTTTCAGGGGGGAACCTGTATGCCCTGGACTCCTTCCGGATTGCCTTGTCCGTGCAGTTTGCCGTGATGGCGGTAGGGGTCGCGGGCATTCTCCGGACCCGGGGGCAGATCCGCAGGCGGCTGGCCGACGAAGGATCGCCGCTGCCGCCGCTCCGCGCCGCACTGGCCCGCGAACGGCAGCGCCGCCGCGGGGAACGGGGAGGTCCAGGTCCGCAGTAGGGCCGCGGGCGCCCTCCACCCTTGACCCTTGCGCAGCCCCGCCGCCAAAATGATCCGCATGACCAGGGCGCGGGTGCCTGCCGGCACGGTGGTAAGCGTGAGCGGGATAGCCAAGGCTTTCCGGAATGTCACGGCGCTCGAAGACGTCACGTTTTCAATCGACGCGGGTGAAGCCTTCGGAATTCTCGGCCCCAACGGCGCCGGCAAGACCACAACCGTGGAGTGCGTGGCCGGCACGCTGCGGCCGGACAGCGGACGCATCACGGTACTGGGCGTGGATCCCGCGGCTGACCGGGCAACCGTACGCGAGCGGGTCGGCTATCAGCTCCAGGCCGCCGCTCTGCCTCCCGCCCTGCGCGTGGAGGAGGCGCTGCGGCTGTTCGCCGCTTTTTACCCCGCACCGGCCGATGTGCCGGAACTGCTGCGTACCGTCGGGCTGGACGAACACCGCAAACGCCCCTTCGGCAAGCTTTCCGGCGGACAGAAGCAGCGCCTCTCAATCGCCCTGGCGCTCATCGGCAATCCCGATG
Encoded proteins:
- a CDS encoding ABC transporter ATP-binding protein translates to MTRARVPAGTVVSVSGIAKAFRNVTALEDVTFSIDAGEAFGILGPNGAGKTTTVECVAGTLRPDSGRITVLGVDPAADRATVRERVGYQLQAAALPPALRVEEALRLFAAFYPAPADVPELLRTVGLDEHRKRPFGKLSGGQKQRLSIALALIGNPDVVVFDELTTGLDPQGRRDVRQLIQRVKDGGITVVLVTHYLDDVERLCDRLAIIDAGRTRFVGTPAELLALSGRNAAEPGALEDAYLAFIEQTAAD